From Candidatus Eremiobacterota bacterium, one genomic window encodes:
- a CDS encoding DUF4185 domain-containing protein: protein MREKLFTILAACFFLVTALPSYGSSGSLPGGGFPYEVTKGEPFPALSALFRQDRGWTGADGAYSIPLDSTKSLWFFGDTYIGEITGGRRVNHRLINNTIALQPRGVRNRKMWFDWKEMEGRPRAWFVPAAADEWYWPGDGAMAEGMLYLFFKRLAPIPDAPAGFQFDWKGDDLIAVENPRDDPFRWCWKTAVLPSFGKSLHFGTACAKKSGYLYVYGLQDDFAPGGLRRLVVLSRIPEAKLRNLEISAFEYLCSEGGRNSWKKKPENPATLFEGGATEMTVSQVKGVEGFIATYTPDSFGPRIVIRHAFQPEGPWSEACEVYRCPEEGKGILLYGAKAHPELSEGPGDLVITYCRNTGSLERDVTEPYVYFPEAIKAKIAPR from the coding sequence ATGAGAGAAAAGCTTTTTACCATTCTGGCAGCCTGTTTTTTCCTGGTGACGGCGCTCCCTTCATACGGCAGTTCAGGATCGCTCCCCGGGGGGGGATTCCCTTATGAGGTCACAAAAGGAGAGCCCTTCCCGGCACTTTCCGCGCTTTTCAGGCAGGACAGGGGATGGACGGGCGCTGATGGCGCCTACAGCATCCCTCTGGATTCCACGAAATCGCTCTGGTTTTTCGGGGATACCTATATCGGGGAGATTACCGGGGGGAGGAGAGTGAATCACAGGCTCATCAATAATACCATCGCTCTTCAGCCGCGTGGCGTTAGAAACAGGAAAATGTGGTTTGACTGGAAGGAAATGGAAGGACGTCCCCGCGCCTGGTTTGTGCCGGCGGCAGCCGATGAATGGTACTGGCCCGGCGACGGCGCCATGGCGGAGGGGATGCTCTACCTTTTTTTCAAGCGCCTGGCGCCGATTCCCGATGCACCTGCGGGCTTTCAATTTGACTGGAAGGGCGACGATCTCATCGCCGTGGAAAACCCCCGTGACGATCCATTCCGCTGGTGCTGGAAAACGGCTGTGCTCCCAAGCTTTGGAAAGTCTCTTCACTTCGGGACCGCCTGCGCAAAAAAATCGGGCTATCTTTACGTCTACGGGCTTCAGGATGATTTCGCCCCCGGGGGCCTCAGGCGTCTCGTGGTCCTCTCCCGCATCCCTGAGGCAAAGCTCAGGAATCTCGAGATATCAGCTTTCGAGTACCTCTGCAGCGAGGGGGGCCGCAACTCATGGAAAAAGAAGCCGGAGAATCCTGCAACGCTCTTCGAGGGGGGAGCGACGGAGATGACGGTGAGCCAGGTGAAGGGCGTAGAAGGCTTTATCGCCACTTACACGCCCGATAGCTTTGGCCCCCGCATAGTGATCCGCCACGCTTTCCAGCCCGAAGGGCCCTGGAGCGAAGCATGCGAGGTGTACCGCTGCCCCGAGGAAGGAAAAGGGATCCTCCTTTACGGCGCGAAAGCCCACCCCGAGCTGAGCGAAGGACCGGGCGATCTTGTCATCACTTACTGCAGGAATACGGGCTCCCTTGAGAGGGATGTCACAGAGCCCTATGTTTACTTTCCCGAGGCGATAAAGGCAAAAATAGCGCCGCGGTGA
- a CDS encoding radical SAM protein — translation MKKNLRIKLIMPRMSLRPVDSEFKRLMAPSLSLLTVAALTPKEHSIAIDDENTRPLSFDMRPDLVGITVNVDTSRRAYEIAGRYRQLGVPVVMGGIHASANPEEVLSHADSVCIGPANGIWEKIVSDAASRGLRRFYRRGEGGEVPDIPLPRWDLVDTSRYLYSNIVSTSAGCPFSCEFCYNSSGYMGGRTLLRPLESVIREVESLPTKHVMFIDDNFIADTIRAMALAKALRPLGLRWNAAVSADIVHHDDLLDEMALSGCRSLFIGFESINPDSLKSVRKGQNDRALFEKLIAGLHDRGIMINASMVFGLDSDCPEVFSTTLRWLVEQKAATMTAHILTPYPGTDLFRRFVEEKRITDFDWSHYNTSSVVFQPRRMSPRELSEGYLWIYRKFYETGSILSRLPRRRSLWASYLLFNVLYKKFGRAASRAARCTGTMAGLGRMARLLSYGIF, via the coding sequence GTGAAGAAGAACCTCCGCATAAAGCTTATCATGCCCAGGATGAGCCTGAGGCCTGTGGACTCCGAATTCAAAAGGCTCATGGCGCCCTCCCTTTCCCTTCTCACCGTGGCAGCCCTCACGCCGAAGGAGCACTCCATAGCTATTGATGATGAGAACACAAGGCCCCTCTCCTTTGACATGAGGCCCGACCTGGTGGGCATCACCGTGAATGTGGACACTTCCAGGCGCGCCTATGAGATCGCCGGCAGGTACCGGCAGCTCGGGGTTCCTGTCGTGATGGGAGGAATACATGCAAGCGCCAACCCTGAGGAGGTGCTCTCCCACGCCGATTCCGTCTGCATAGGCCCTGCGAACGGCATATGGGAAAAGATCGTCTCTGACGCGGCATCCCGGGGACTCAGGAGGTTTTACCGCCGCGGAGAGGGAGGGGAAGTGCCCGACATACCCCTGCCCCGGTGGGACCTTGTGGACACATCCCGCTACCTTTATTCAAACATTGTGAGCACCTCGGCGGGGTGCCCCTTTTCATGCGAGTTCTGTTACAACTCAAGCGGCTATATGGGGGGGAGGACGCTGCTGCGGCCCCTGGAGAGCGTGATAAGAGAGGTGGAGAGCCTCCCCACAAAGCATGTGATGTTCATCGATGATAATTTCATCGCTGATACAATCCGCGCCATGGCACTCGCAAAGGCTCTCAGACCCCTGGGCCTCAGGTGGAACGCCGCGGTCTCCGCCGATATCGTCCACCATGACGATCTCCTTGACGAGATGGCCCTGTCAGGCTGCAGGAGCCTCTTTATCGGTTTTGAGAGCATCAATCCCGATTCCCTGAAGTCGGTGAGGAAGGGCCAGAATGACAGGGCCCTTTTTGAGAAGCTTATCGCGGGCCTTCACGACAGGGGGATTATGATCAACGCGAGCATGGTATTCGGCCTTGACTCCGACTGCCCTGAGGTTTTCAGCACCACGCTCCGGTGGCTCGTGGAGCAGAAGGCGGCCACCATGACGGCCCATATCCTCACGCCTTACCCGGGAACGGATCTTTTCAGGCGTTTTGTCGAGGAGAAGAGGATCACGGATTTTGACTGGTCCCACTACAATACCTCCTCGGTGGTCTTTCAGCCCCGCCGCATGAGCCCCCGGGAGCTTTCCGAAGGCTACCTCTGGATATACAGGAAATTTTACGAGACGGGGAGCATTCTCTCAAGGCTCCCGCGGCGCCGCTCCCTCTGGGCGTCTTACCTGCTCTTCAACGTTCTTTACAAGAAGTTCGGGAGAGCGGCTTCGCGGGCAGCGCGCTGCACCGGCACCATGGCGGGCCTGGGGAGAATGGCCCGCCTGCTCTCCTATGGCATTTTTTGA
- a CDS encoding nucleotidyltransferase family protein → MSGAPKEPIPAVITAGGLISGGFASEAGTAIKAMVRIGERTLLEGTIEALKESGVVSAVALVAPGELEGACEARSADAFIEADHDGVENIRKALTHYSQAPRVLFCTSDLPFINGAAVRDFVARSPEHAVVTYPVFSKDEIDPAIRPGVPSYLSLKEGLYTGGSVFCLKVAPCLGRIDEIGKAFRARKSPLAMARILGLKIILKFLLGSCSLDDIVARVERIMGGACALIRGCDAGITVDIDDLHSYHFALEYRKKFP, encoded by the coding sequence ATGAGCGGAGCCCCGAAGGAGCCTATTCCCGCCGTCATAACTGCCGGAGGCCTCATCTCGGGCGGTTTTGCCTCCGAGGCAGGCACGGCCATAAAAGCAATGGTCCGTATCGGGGAAAGGACTCTGCTGGAGGGGACTATTGAAGCGCTGAAGGAGTCGGGAGTCGTGTCGGCTGTCGCACTTGTGGCTCCCGGGGAGCTTGAGGGAGCCTGCGAGGCCCGGTCAGCCGATGCCTTTATTGAAGCTGACCATGACGGTGTCGAGAACATCAGGAAGGCCCTCACCCATTATTCCCAGGCTCCCCGCGTGCTTTTCTGCACCTCCGATCTCCCCTTCATCAACGGCGCTGCCGTGCGGGACTTTGTGGCCCGCTCCCCGGAGCACGCCGTAGTAACCTATCCGGTGTTCAGCAAAGACGAGATAGATCCCGCCATAAGGCCTGGTGTCCCCTCTTATCTCAGCCTGAAAGAGGGCCTCTATACGGGCGGCTCGGTGTTCTGCCTCAAGGTGGCCCCATGCCTTGGGAGAATCGATGAGATCGGCAAGGCATTCAGGGCGAGAAAAAGCCCCCTGGCCATGGCCCGTATCCTCGGCCTGAAGATAATACTGAAGTTTCTGCTGGGGAGCTGCAGCCTCGACGATATCGTGGCCCGTGTGGAAAGGATCATGGGAGGAGCATGCGCCCTCATCAGGGGGTGTGACGCCGGGATCACCGTTGATATCGATGACCTCCACTCCTATCATTTCGCCCTGGAGTACCGGAAAAAATTCCCGTGA
- a CDS encoding HD domain-containing protein, producing the protein MEMNRLMKVQQRVLEILLQHPLGNEKREAPKEYELSHLFGILALVKVLSRKRGACEEDASLMAVLHDLGRIVSGVQDGHALRGEGPAREVLEKTGEFSREEIEKIVKGVTSHSSKDEVGTAEEETVKDADILDYYLFGIPVTRESHRRRLRAVLNELGLQCGDI; encoded by the coding sequence ATGGAGATGAACAGACTCATGAAGGTGCAGCAAAGGGTGCTTGAGATTCTGCTTCAGCACCCTCTCGGGAATGAAAAGAGAGAGGCGCCGAAAGAGTATGAGCTCTCTCACCTTTTCGGCATACTTGCCCTGGTGAAGGTGCTCTCCAGGAAAAGAGGCGCCTGTGAAGAAGATGCCTCGCTGATGGCAGTGCTTCATGACCTGGGAAGGATTGTAAGCGGCGTCCAGGACGGCCATGCGCTCCGGGGGGAGGGTCCGGCCCGCGAGGTTCTCGAGAAGACAGGGGAGTTCTCCCGCGAAGAGATCGAGAAGATCGTGAAGGGTGTCACGAGCCACAGCAGCAAGGATGAAGTGGGAACCGCCGAGGAAGAGACAGTGAAGGACGCTGATATCCTTGATTATTATCTTTTCGGCATTCCCGTCACCCGCGAGTCACACAGAAGAAGGCTCAGGGCTGTCCTTAATGAGCTCGGCCTTCAGTGCGGGGATATATGA
- a CDS encoding FGGY family carbohydrate kinase, whose translation MGSYAASIDIGTSSIKAGVFDDRGGLRGFSRRSYRREFQGSGTVLFDARNLTRQSLMCLREAIEKSGVRPVEIGGCSLSSKRASVIAVDSQGKAMGKGISWQDMSGHEDVAGLRERIDDKAYYGITGLPLNAVFTIGKILSLKRNDPTTYRAASQFIMPGDFILRALGARDFLTDSSQASLTGLLDISSLAWSEVILSLAGIGKEKLPPIVPAGSKAGVVSLSASPLCGLLQGTPLFAGGGDQQCAALGAGVIDPGIAGLSMGTAAVTITPTLAPLLDPLRRLACTAHVIPGRWCIEGLQNAAGGSISWFSSLISGKRPSRHLIESMAAVPPGAGGLLFLPYLDGSAAPHWLADAHGVFTGLSLSHTRGSLLRAVIEGVAFETREILEALQSLALPVEEIRVTGGVGSHYELWGQIMADIGTISLKFTENPHASLYGAALLAFSGMGVFPVLAEKALPVIRCTRTCAPQKDTFTLYQKLFEKFKMTRERLFSP comes from the coding sequence ATGGGATCGTATGCAGCTTCCATTGACATCGGAACCTCGTCGATAAAGGCCGGAGTCTTTGATGACCGGGGCGGGCTCCGGGGCTTCTCAAGGAGAAGCTACCGGAGGGAATTCCAGGGCAGCGGCACCGTGCTTTTTGATGCCCGTAACCTGACGCGGCAAAGCCTTATGTGCCTGAGAGAAGCCATTGAGAAATCAGGCGTGAGGCCTGTAGAAATCGGAGGATGCTCCCTCTCTTCAAAACGGGCTTCGGTAATCGCCGTTGACAGCCAGGGGAAGGCCATGGGTAAAGGCATTTCATGGCAGGATATGAGCGGACATGAGGACGTGGCAGGGCTCAGGGAGAGAATTGACGACAAAGCCTATTACGGCATTACGGGCCTTCCCCTCAATGCCGTGTTTACCATCGGAAAAATTCTCTCCCTGAAAAGGAATGACCCCACCACCTACCGCGCGGCAAGCCAGTTCATCATGCCGGGCGATTTCATCCTCAGAGCCCTGGGAGCAAGAGACTTTCTTACCGATTCATCACAGGCATCCCTTACGGGGCTCCTGGACATCTCTTCCCTCGCCTGGAGCGAGGTCATTCTCTCCCTTGCAGGGATAGGGAAGGAAAAGCTCCCCCCTATCGTGCCGGCCGGCAGCAAAGCGGGGGTGGTGAGCCTCAGTGCCTCACCGTTATGCGGGCTTCTCCAGGGCACCCCCCTTTTTGCAGGAGGAGGCGATCAGCAGTGCGCCGCGCTGGGAGCGGGGGTCATCGATCCCGGCATCGCCGGGCTCTCCATGGGAACTGCCGCCGTGACCATAACCCCCACCCTGGCCCCCCTTCTTGATCCTCTCAGGCGCCTCGCCTGCACTGCCCACGTGATACCTGGCAGATGGTGCATTGAGGGCCTCCAGAATGCCGCCGGCGGAAGCATCAGCTGGTTTTCCAGCCTCATCTCGGGGAAGAGGCCCTCCCGGCACCTCATCGAGTCCATGGCAGCAGTGCCGCCGGGAGCAGGAGGGCTTCTGTTCCTCCCCTACCTTGACGGCAGCGCGGCCCCTCACTGGCTTGCCGATGCCCATGGGGTTTTTACAGGCCTCTCCCTCAGTCATACCAGGGGAAGCCTTCTGAGGGCAGTCATTGAAGGCGTGGCTTTTGAGACGAGAGAGATACTTGAGGCGCTGCAGTCCCTTGCCCTGCCCGTTGAGGAGATCAGGGTCACAGGAGGGGTGGGGAGCCATTATGAGCTGTGGGGACAGATAATGGCAGACATCGGCACCATAAGCCTTAAATTCACCGAGAACCCCCATGCATCGCTCTATGGAGCGGCGCTCCTTGCATTCAGCGGAATGGGCGTATTTCCTGTACTTGCAGAAAAGGCGCTTCCTGTGATACGATGTACAAGGACCTGTGCACCGCAGAAAGATACCTTCACCCTATACCAGAAACTCTTTGAAAAATTCAAGATGACCAGGGAGAGGCTCTTTTCCCCTTAA
- a CDS encoding ATP-binding protein, producing the protein MDEMYKRLLKFTRDGVYRYTIREGRILFANRGFIAILDLPYTPEEITGKLLREVLVYTEKEGTVRESLENHREIHGFEYHFRTLSGIDKWVIHDSFVVKDPHLGEDVVEAIVKDITERKIRERENIRLAAELERRVKERTAQLEATVKELEAFTYSVSHDLRTPLNLMSGYAGIISDEYGSLLPPEGKQHLQVILNNARHLQELIDDLLSFSRLSGAPLRKENVITGVLVKEALMELEDLQRGRTVIIAFHDLPPCEADPHLLKQIFINLLSNSLKFSRGKADALIEVGAMAGTLPPVYFVKDNGAGFDIRYHEAVFDVFKRLPNARDVEGTGIGLAVVKRLVNRHGGKIWVESEPQKGTTFFFTLEEGSGEITTGLVHSESIAG; encoded by the coding sequence ATGGACGAGATGTACAAACGGCTTCTCAAGTTCACCCGCGACGGGGTTTACCGTTATACCATCAGAGAGGGCAGGATTCTCTTTGCCAACCGGGGATTCATCGCCATACTCGATCTTCCTTACACCCCCGAAGAAATCACCGGGAAGCTCCTCAGGGAAGTGCTTGTTTACACGGAAAAGGAGGGCACCGTAAGGGAAAGCCTTGAAAATCACCGGGAGATCCATGGCTTTGAGTACCATTTCAGAACCCTCTCGGGAATCGACAAGTGGGTCATCCATGACTCTTTCGTGGTGAAGGACCCGCACCTTGGCGAGGATGTCGTCGAGGCCATCGTCAAGGATATCACGGAGCGAAAGATCAGGGAGAGAGAAAACATCCGCCTCGCCGCCGAGCTGGAGCGCCGCGTGAAAGAGCGGACGGCCCAGCTTGAGGCCACCGTCAAGGAGCTTGAGGCTTTCACTTACTCCGTCTCTCATGACCTCCGCACGCCCCTGAACCTGATGTCGGGCTATGCGGGCATTATCAGCGACGAATACGGGTCCCTCCTCCCCCCCGAGGGGAAGCAGCATCTTCAGGTGATCCTGAACAATGCCCGCCATCTCCAGGAGCTCATTGATGATCTCCTCAGCTTCTCACGCCTCTCAGGGGCTCCCCTGAGAAAAGAAAATGTCATCACCGGGGTGCTGGTGAAAGAAGCCCTCATGGAGCTTGAAGACCTCCAGAGGGGCCGCACCGTCATCATCGCCTTCCATGACCTGCCGCCCTGCGAAGCCGACCCCCATCTGCTGAAGCAGATCTTCATCAACCTGCTCTCAAACAGCCTCAAGTTCAGCCGGGGCAAGGCTGACGCCCTCATCGAGGTAGGCGCCATGGCAGGCACGTTGCCTCCCGTTTACTTTGTGAAGGACAACGGCGCCGGTTTCGATATAAGATATCATGAGGCAGTCTTTGATGTCTTCAAGCGGCTCCCCAACGCCCGCGACGTGGAGGGTACAGGGATCGGGCTTGCAGTCGTCAAGAGGCTGGTAAACCGCCATGGCGGGAAAATATGGGTTGAGTCGGAGCCCCAGAAGGGGACCACCTTCTTTTTCACCCTCGAGGAGGGCAGCGGGGAGATCACCACCGGGCTTGTCCATTCCGAGAGCATCGCGGGATAA
- a CDS encoding magnesium transporter CorA family protein: MLNIFKTEGTSLKELTAATLEKGAWIHLVNPSMDELNTVTDGTGVPMDFLGAALDEEERSRLEVEENCILVITNIPLLIDENNFDTLPLGIVITQDYFITVCLKHSDIFSHFRSERSAFFDTQKKTRFLFQIQYKVAELYLKHLAYISRHTDRIEQILRKSMQNRSLFHLFEIERSLVYFTTALKDNGVVLKKLLRLRKSSQFQHLLQMYEEDEDLLEDVIIEDEQAVEMVEMHRNVLSGMMNAFASIISNNLNMVMKFLATITIILAVPTMIASFWGMNVRVPWGISDNHPLGFLYVVIFAVASTSIIAMMLLKKEQL, translated from the coding sequence ATGCTGAATATATTCAAGACGGAAGGCACATCGCTCAAAGAGCTCACGGCGGCCACCCTGGAGAAAGGGGCGTGGATCCACCTCGTGAACCCTTCAATGGATGAGCTGAACACCGTCACTGACGGCACAGGCGTGCCCATGGATTTTCTCGGGGCGGCCCTTGACGAAGAGGAGCGCTCGCGCCTCGAGGTCGAAGAGAACTGCATCCTGGTCATTACCAATATCCCCCTTCTCATCGATGAGAACAATTTCGACACCCTCCCGCTGGGCATCGTGATCACCCAGGATTATTTCATCACCGTGTGCCTGAAGCACAGCGACATTTTCTCCCACTTCAGGAGCGAGCGTTCGGCCTTCTTTGACACGCAGAAAAAAACAAGGTTCCTTTTCCAGATCCAGTACAAGGTGGCAGAGCTCTACCTGAAGCACCTTGCCTATATCAGCCGCCACACTGACCGTATTGAGCAGATCCTCAGGAAATCCATGCAGAACCGTTCGCTCTTTCACCTTTTTGAGATTGAGAGGAGCCTTGTCTACTTCACGACGGCCCTCAAGGACAACGGCGTGGTGCTGAAGAAGCTCCTGAGGCTCCGGAAAAGCAGCCAGTTCCAGCATCTTCTCCAGATGTACGAAGAAGATGAGGACCTCCTTGAGGATGTCATCATTGAAGACGAGCAGGCCGTGGAAATGGTTGAGATGCACAGGAACGTGCTGAGCGGCATGATGAATGCCTTCGCCTCCATCATCTCAAACAACCTGAACATGGTCATGAAGTTCCTCGCCACCATCACGATTATCCTTGCCGTTCCCACGATGATCGCGAGCTTCTGGGGCATGAACGTGAGAGTGCCCTGGGGGATAAGCGACAATCACCCCCTTGGATTTCTCTATGTGGTGATTTTTGCCGTGGCGAGCACCTCTATCATTGCCATGATGCTTCTCAAGAAGGAGCAGCTCTGA
- a CDS encoding caspase family protein: MKCWKKLFLTAGVLIMLSILALVAAPPASTIPLNFSHYAGVAPPRQASPELLVQNGHIDGITSCAFNPQGTIIATASKDETAKLWDAKSGKLIATMAGHRWVEDDIPYSSGLYSLAFSPDGSTLATGSSDTTIRLWSVTTGKTVATLKGHKEKITALLFLPDGNTIVSGSEDNSVKFWNVKSGREEGALATEYDVAALAFNPRDRSIAVGTSDGIIIIDGASRKKKSGWAKRKSVKALSFSADGTCLAAVSGTHEITFWDPSSGKETGAYTHEDNQYPVDVKFAARAQVLVSTTYNKVSLWDFKARKPVKSFPVDDCLECLAVSSDGKSLAAGSANQKAYVFDAASGKETAVLEGKSSYITGLAISQKGTLLATGCLDGTSALWDLASGRVARAFTDDSSVFAVALNREGTLFATGYRLGKLKIREAGSGKLLHQIDAHKDGLNAVAFSPDSASIATGGEDKKARIYDVQNGRLRATLGHPGEVTAVAFSPDGKVLTTACTDGRVRQWDIADRKTIIELKPESDSTWKRAWSVAISPGGREFAAGMQDGTAKMWEVGYEEPVKTFNTHTRRAIYGISYSPDGKSIALAMDRLIYVFDVASGKEVCHFEGDRDVIFSANSHVIITGGKDGDVQLWKVPEGTLLGSAFLMDEGKDWVATTPDGLFDGSQKGMKIIEWRIGERMYTLDQFFNEYYTPGLLSKIVTSGRASQAGPGGTPRPAKSFAGLKPPPLVKILTPRSSEKINDTAVSVSVELKEQAGGGISNAGLYLNGKHVADKGKRTGQKIAYRIPVVNGLNRVRATAFNGDGTVESRGDEVAFVAGRQSSSKPTLYVLSIGIDSYSSGLKLQYASKDARSIASFFKPGLFSQVKPLCITDEKAGKKEILGALSKISKEALPQDTLLLYFAGHGVTVGDMFYFLPQDVKVDSEHEIRATSISSLELGQALSEIPATRQVLVIDACQSGGTTHALGSLMLRSDPGGVIKAQQRLARGSGTFLIAASTDEQYAIEVPELGHGILTYAILSGLGSGKKPQAPLNKEGKVTVNALLQYLSRTVPELAEKYKGGSQNIVQFSTGQDFPLVSHK, translated from the coding sequence ATGAAGTGCTGGAAAAAACTCTTTCTCACCGCCGGGGTGCTCATTATGCTCTCGATACTTGCCCTTGTCGCTGCGCCGCCGGCTTCGACAATTCCCCTTAACTTCAGCCACTATGCCGGGGTGGCGCCGCCCCGCCAGGCCTCTCCCGAGCTGCTGGTCCAGAACGGCCATATTGACGGCATCACCAGCTGCGCCTTCAATCCCCAGGGCACGATAATCGCCACGGCAAGCAAGGATGAGACTGCCAAGCTCTGGGACGCAAAATCGGGAAAGCTCATCGCCACCATGGCGGGCCACAGGTGGGTCGAGGACGATATCCCTTACTCAAGCGGCCTTTACTCGCTGGCATTCAGCCCTGACGGGAGCACCCTCGCCACGGGGAGCAGCGACACCACCATAAGGCTCTGGAGCGTGACGACGGGAAAGACCGTTGCCACCTTGAAAGGCCACAAGGAAAAAATCACGGCCCTCCTCTTCCTGCCCGACGGAAACACCATAGTGAGCGGCAGCGAAGACAACTCGGTAAAATTCTGGAACGTGAAGAGCGGCAGGGAAGAAGGGGCACTCGCCACGGAATATGACGTGGCGGCCCTGGCCTTCAATCCCCGCGACAGGAGCATTGCCGTGGGCACCTCAGACGGGATCATCATCATCGACGGCGCCTCCAGGAAAAAGAAGAGCGGATGGGCAAAGAGAAAATCCGTCAAGGCCCTCTCCTTCTCTGCCGACGGCACATGCCTTGCCGCAGTGAGCGGTACCCATGAGATCACCTTCTGGGACCCTTCTTCCGGGAAAGAGACAGGAGCCTATACCCACGAGGATAACCAGTACCCCGTCGATGTGAAGTTCGCCGCCAGGGCCCAGGTCCTCGTGTCAACGACGTACAATAAGGTTTCCCTGTGGGACTTCAAAGCCAGGAAGCCAGTAAAGTCCTTCCCCGTCGATGACTGCCTGGAATGCCTTGCAGTCTCCTCCGATGGGAAGTCTCTTGCAGCGGGTTCAGCCAACCAGAAAGCCTATGTATTTGATGCTGCCTCGGGAAAAGAGACTGCCGTCCTGGAGGGAAAATCCTCGTACATCACGGGACTCGCCATCAGCCAGAAGGGCACCCTCCTCGCCACGGGCTGCCTGGACGGCACATCCGCCCTGTGGGACCTGGCCTCCGGCAGGGTGGCACGGGCTTTCACCGATGATTCCAGTGTTTTTGCCGTGGCGCTGAACCGTGAAGGAACCCTCTTCGCGACAGGCTACCGCCTGGGAAAACTGAAAATCCGGGAGGCCGGGTCAGGCAAGCTTCTCCACCAGATCGACGCCCACAAGGATGGCCTTAATGCAGTGGCCTTCAGCCCTGACAGCGCCTCAATCGCCACGGGAGGCGAGGATAAAAAGGCAAGAATATACGACGTGCAGAACGGCAGGCTCCGCGCCACCCTGGGCCACCCCGGCGAGGTGACGGCCGTCGCCTTCAGCCCCGACGGCAAGGTCCTCACGACAGCCTGCACCGACGGCAGAGTGCGGCAATGGGACATCGCCGACAGGAAGACCATCATAGAGCTGAAGCCTGAATCCGACAGCACGTGGAAAAGGGCCTGGTCCGTGGCCATAAGCCCCGGCGGGAGGGAGTTTGCCGCCGGAATGCAGGACGGAACGGCAAAGATGTGGGAAGTCGGCTACGAGGAGCCGGTAAAGACCTTCAATACCCACACGAGAAGGGCAATCTATGGGATCAGCTATTCACCGGACGGAAAGTCCATCGCCCTCGCAATGGACAGGCTCATCTATGTCTTTGACGTGGCATCAGGCAAAGAGGTCTGCCACTTCGAGGGAGACAGGGACGTGATATTCAGCGCGAACAGCCATGTCATAATCACGGGGGGCAAGGACGGCGACGTGCAGTTATGGAAGGTCCCCGAAGGCACACTTCTTGGCTCGGCCTTCCTGATGGACGAGGGGAAGGACTGGGTGGCCACGACACCGGACGGGCTTTTTGACGGATCACAGAAGGGCATGAAAATAATCGAGTGGCGCATAGGGGAAAGAATGTACACCCTGGACCAGTTCTTCAATGAATATTATACTCCCGGGCTCCTCTCGAAGATTGTCACATCGGGCCGCGCTTCGCAGGCGGGGCCCGGCGGGACGCCGCGCCCCGCAAAAAGCTTTGCGGGCCTGAAGCCGCCTCCCCTGGTAAAGATACTGACGCCGCGAAGCAGTGAAAAGATCAATGATACTGCCGTGAGTGTCTCGGTTGAACTGAAGGAGCAGGCGGGAGGGGGAATCTCCAATGCGGGCCTTTATCTCAACGGCAAGCACGTTGCCGACAAGGGAAAGCGCACCGGCCAGAAGATCGCCTACCGTATCCCCGTGGTCAACGGCCTCAACCGCGTAAGGGCAACGGCCTTCAACGGCGACGGGACCGTCGAGAGCCGCGGTGACGAGGTGGCCTTCGTGGCCGGCAGGCAGTCATCGTCAAAACCCACCCTTTATGTGCTCTCCATCGGCATTGACAGTTACTCAAGCGGCCTCAAGCTCCAGTATGCCTCGAAAGACGCCCGGTCCATCGCCTCCTTCTTCAAACCGGGACTTTTCAGCCAGGTAAAGCCCCTCTGCATCACCGACGAGAAAGCCGGGAAAAAAGAAATTCTGGGGGCCCTCTCAAAAATCTCAAAGGAGGCCCTCCCCCAGGACACCCTGCTCCTCTACTTTGCAGGCCACGGCGTCACTGTCGGCGACATGTTTTACTTCCTGCCCCAGGACGTCAAGGTTGACTCGGAGCATGAAATCAGGGCCACCAGCATCTCATCGCTCGAGCTTGGCCAAGCCCTCTCCGAGATCCCGGCAACAAGGCAGGTCCTTGTCATTGATGCCTGCCAGTCAGGGGGAACGACCCATGCCCTGGGCTCTCTCATGCTCAGGAGCGATCCCGGCGGCGTCATTAAAGCCCAGCAGCGCCTTGCGAGAGGAAGCGGCACATTCCTCATTGCGGCCTCGACAGACGAGCAGTATGCCATCGAAGTGCCGGAGCTCGGCCACGGAATTCTCACCTATGCCATCCTCTCAGGCCTCGGCTCCGGGAAGAAGCCCCAGGCGCCTCTCAACAAGGAGGGAAAAGTCACGGTGAACGCCCTGCTCCAGTATCTCTCGAGGACAGTCCCTGAGCTTGCAGAGAAATACAAGGGAGGCTCCCAGAATATCGTGCAGTTCAGCACAGGCCAGGATTTTCCCCTCGTGTCACATAAATAG